The following are encoded together in the Raineyella sp. LH-20 genome:
- a CDS encoding deoxyribonuclease IV: MAELPVPVGAHVDAATSLDEARAVGIHVVQIFIGDPQGWKKPTLDVEGGPAALREALGEAGVTAYVHAPYVINVASTNNRIRIPSRKLLQQTLHAAAEIGAAGVIVHGGHVTAEDEPGQGVENWHKAVAGCEIPVPLLIENTAGGAHAMARRLDALAALWTAISAAEGAEQIGFCLDTCHAFAAGLDLTSVVDDVRAITGRIDLVHLNDSRGAAGSGADRHANLGEGLIDATELVGVVRAAGVPAILETPGGIDERRADLAWLREHL, encoded by the coding sequence ATGGCTGAACTCCCGGTGCCGGTCGGTGCCCACGTCGATGCCGCCACGTCCCTCGACGAGGCGCGAGCCGTCGGGATCCACGTGGTCCAGATCTTCATCGGTGATCCGCAGGGCTGGAAGAAGCCCACGCTGGACGTCGAGGGCGGGCCCGCCGCGCTGCGCGAAGCGCTCGGCGAGGCCGGCGTCACCGCGTACGTCCATGCGCCGTACGTCATCAACGTCGCCTCCACCAACAACCGGATCCGGATCCCGTCGCGCAAGCTGCTCCAGCAGACGTTGCACGCCGCCGCGGAGATCGGTGCGGCCGGGGTGATCGTCCACGGCGGGCACGTCACCGCCGAGGACGAGCCCGGCCAGGGCGTCGAGAACTGGCACAAGGCGGTCGCGGGCTGCGAGATCCCGGTGCCGTTGCTGATCGAGAACACCGCCGGCGGCGCCCATGCGATGGCCCGCCGGCTCGACGCGCTGGCCGCGCTGTGGACGGCCATCTCGGCCGCGGAGGGCGCCGAGCAGATCGGCTTCTGCCTCGACACCTGCCATGCTTTCGCCGCCGGACTGGACCTGACCAGCGTGGTCGACGACGTCCGGGCCATCACCGGCCGGATCGACCTGGTGCATCTCAACGACTCCCGCGGCGCGGCCGGGTCGGGGGCGGACCGACACGCCAACCTCGGTGAGGGGCTGATCGACGCCACCGAATTGGTCGGTGTGGTCCGCGCCGCCGGGGTGCCCGCCATCCTGGAGACACCCGGCGGGATCGACGAGCGCCGGGCGGATCTCGCCTGGCTGCGTGAGCACCTCTGA
- a CDS encoding SDR family oxidoreductase, whose product MGTALITGGTSGIGAAYARALAERGDHLVLVARDHARLEDEAARLRATYGVQVEVLQADLADRTQVNTVIARLESTVDPITTFINNAGFGLHADLLTSDTESDERAFEVMIRAVYLLGGAAARTMLRHGSGEIINTSSSAAFITTGNYSAVKAWVLTYTEALATQLHGSKVHVTAFCPGWVHTEFHQRAEIDSSKLPSIVWIDADKAVREALDAARKGRVICVPTPQWKIAVGLARVVPRSAIRWVSSKLISSRAKVSDVR is encoded by the coding sequence ATGGGAACTGCGCTGATCACCGGGGGGACCTCGGGCATCGGGGCCGCGTACGCGCGGGCGCTGGCCGAGCGGGGTGACCACCTGGTGCTGGTCGCGCGGGACCACGCCCGGCTGGAGGACGAGGCGGCCCGGTTGCGGGCCACGTACGGGGTGCAGGTGGAGGTGCTGCAGGCCGATCTGGCGGACCGTACGCAGGTGAACACGGTCATCGCCCGACTGGAGTCCACGGTCGACCCGATCACCACCTTCATCAACAACGCCGGCTTCGGGCTGCACGCCGACCTGCTCACCTCCGACACCGAGAGCGACGAACGGGCGTTCGAGGTGATGATCCGTGCGGTCTATCTGCTCGGCGGCGCGGCTGCCCGGACCATGCTGCGACACGGCAGCGGGGAGATCATCAACACCTCCTCGTCGGCGGCGTTCATCACCACCGGCAACTACTCGGCGGTGAAGGCCTGGGTGCTGACCTACACCGAGGCGCTGGCCACCCAGCTGCACGGCAGCAAGGTCCACGTCACGGCGTTCTGCCCCGGTTGGGTGCACACCGAGTTCCACCAGCGGGCCGAGATCGATTCCTCCAAGCTGCCCTCCATCGTCTGGATCGACGCCGACAAGGCGGTCCGCGAGGCGCTGGACGCCGCCCGGAAGGGCCGGGTGATCTGTGTGCCGACGCCGCAGTGGAAGATCGCCGTCGGGCTGGCCCGGGTGGTGCCGCGCAGCGCCATCCGGTGGGTCTCCAGCAAGCTGATCAGTTCCCGGGCGAAGGTCTCCGATGTCCGTTGA
- a CDS encoding lysophospholipid acyltransferase family protein, producing the protein MSTGHRRYTSASWAMARFVAQRGFMKPLFWSLLNVHVHGKSNLAGMSGPYIAVANHSSHLDGPLVMSSLPSRLTRYLATGAAADYFFTSPIKAFAPVMFVNAFPVDRGGGRSKHKGLSGNLLTEGVPIMLFPEGTRSRSGAMAAFKPGPAALCISRNVPAIPIAIVGAHLAMPTNSALPKSGRPDVHIVLGKPMWAEKGETARKFADRMHDQVLRMHDSMALATGFPTMADYAAEAERVQQEQKAIEADRSTADVQADDSNHAGADRPATRDRERKDNQ; encoded by the coding sequence GTGAGCACCGGACATCGCCGCTACACCTCGGCCAGCTGGGCGATGGCCCGTTTCGTCGCCCAGCGGGGCTTCATGAAGCCGCTGTTCTGGAGTCTGCTGAACGTCCACGTGCACGGCAAGAGCAACCTGGCCGGCATGTCCGGCCCGTACATCGCAGTGGCCAACCACTCCAGTCACCTGGACGGCCCGCTGGTGATGAGCTCACTGCCGTCCCGGCTGACCCGCTACCTCGCCACCGGTGCGGCAGCCGACTACTTCTTCACCAGCCCGATCAAGGCCTTCGCCCCGGTGATGTTCGTCAACGCCTTCCCGGTGGACCGCGGCGGCGGCCGGTCGAAGCACAAGGGCCTGTCCGGCAACCTGCTCACCGAGGGCGTGCCGATCATGCTGTTCCCCGAGGGCACCCGCTCCCGCAGCGGCGCGATGGCGGCGTTCAAGCCCGGCCCGGCCGCGCTGTGCATCTCCCGCAACGTCCCGGCGATCCCGATCGCCATCGTCGGCGCGCACCTGGCGATGCCGACCAACTCGGCGCTGCCGAAGTCCGGCCGGCCCGACGTCCACATCGTGCTCGGCAAGCCGATGTGGGCCGAGAAGGGCGAGACGGCGCGCAAGTTCGCCGACCGGATGCACGACCAGGTGCTGCGGATGCACGACTCGATGGCACTGGCGACCGGGTTCCCGACGATGGCGGACTACGCCGCCGAGGCCGAACGGGTGCAGCAGGAGCAGAAGGCGATCGAGGCCGACCGATCCACCGCGGACGTACAGGCCGACGACAGCAACCACGCAGGGGCGGACCGCCCGGCCACGCGTGACCGTGAGCGGAAGGACAACCAATGA
- a CDS encoding FAD-binding oxidoreductase, whose translation MTGVKHQKWWGWGVEGIGFSPEGKPNFAPFVKKQIGLDISDPGTPPKFEDLDVPAPVVDAGLREQLLGIVGERFLLEDDLDRIVHTFGKGVRDLIRIRRGDLRRVVDLVVYPADESQVQRIVDACVDADAVLIPFGGGSNIVGALEPEPAERRTVVSVDLGRMTKVLEIDDESGLARIQAGALGPQIEEQLGRRGWTMGHFPDSFTHSTLGGWIATRSTGMQSDKYGDIADIVKGLRAVRHGDVLALRPLPSTSSGPSVKEMILGSEGRLGIITEAWVNVHRVPEVREIVGYFFPDFTSGLQAMHAINTSDAHVTVSRVSDAPETQFSFATQRAQHGVQKIVMSGLFGYLKRRGWDLDQMCLSYVGFEGGRRYVKQNQAIVKQIVKAHGGIVVGTGVGAVYDSKKFQTPYIRDFLLDRGATADVSETTTPWSNLQNLYDTTIEAAKQAFEKAKTQGFVMCHFAHSYHSGACLYFTFAIPDTDADSTYRNYDMVKRAIQQNFMDVGATVSHHHGVGSEHTPWLAEDISAAGTALQRVLLEGADPGRNFNPGKILHDGKPGVATHSYDAPLPGGVPGTPVD comes from the coding sequence ATGACCGGCGTCAAGCACCAGAAGTGGTGGGGGTGGGGTGTCGAGGGGATCGGCTTCAGCCCGGAGGGCAAGCCGAACTTCGCCCCCTTCGTGAAGAAGCAGATCGGCCTGGACATCTCCGATCCGGGCACCCCGCCGAAGTTCGAGGACCTCGACGTGCCGGCACCGGTGGTCGACGCCGGCTTGCGCGAGCAGCTGCTCGGCATCGTCGGTGAGCGGTTCCTCCTCGAGGACGACCTCGACCGGATCGTGCACACCTTCGGCAAAGGCGTCCGCGACCTGATCCGGATCCGTCGCGGCGACCTGCGTCGGGTCGTCGACCTGGTCGTCTATCCGGCCGACGAGTCACAGGTGCAGCGGATCGTCGACGCCTGTGTCGACGCCGACGCCGTGCTGATCCCGTTCGGCGGCGGCTCCAACATCGTCGGCGCCCTGGAGCCGGAGCCGGCCGAGCGGCGTACGGTCGTGTCGGTCGACCTGGGCCGGATGACGAAGGTGCTGGAGATCGACGACGAGTCCGGGCTGGCCCGGATCCAGGCCGGCGCGCTCGGCCCGCAGATCGAGGAGCAGCTCGGCCGACGCGGCTGGACGATGGGCCACTTCCCCGACTCGTTCACCCACTCCACCCTCGGTGGCTGGATCGCCACCCGCTCGACCGGCATGCAGTCCGACAAGTACGGCGACATCGCCGACATCGTCAAGGGCCTGCGAGCCGTACGCCACGGCGACGTGTTGGCGCTGCGGCCACTGCCGTCGACCTCCTCGGGCCCCAGCGTCAAGGAGATGATCCTCGGCTCGGAGGGGCGTCTCGGCATCATCACCGAGGCCTGGGTGAACGTCCACCGGGTGCCCGAGGTGCGCGAGATCGTCGGCTACTTCTTCCCCGACTTCACCTCCGGCCTGCAGGCGATGCACGCGATCAACACCTCCGACGCGCATGTCACGGTGTCGAGGGTCTCCGACGCGCCGGAGACGCAGTTCTCCTTCGCCACCCAGCGGGCCCAGCACGGCGTGCAGAAGATCGTGATGAGCGGGCTCTTCGGCTACCTCAAGCGCCGCGGCTGGGACCTCGACCAGATGTGCCTGTCGTACGTCGGCTTCGAGGGCGGCCGCCGCTATGTGAAGCAGAACCAGGCCATCGTCAAGCAGATCGTCAAGGCGCACGGCGGCATCGTCGTGGGCACCGGCGTCGGCGCGGTGTACGACTCCAAGAAGTTCCAGACGCCCTACATCCGTGACTTCCTGCTGGACCGGGGCGCGACGGCCGACGTGTCGGAGACCACCACCCCGTGGTCGAATCTGCAGAACCTCTACGACACCACCATCGAGGCGGCGAAGCAGGCGTTCGAGAAGGCGAAGACGCAGGGCTTCGTCATGTGCCACTTCGCGCACTCCTACCACAGCGGCGCCTGCCTCTACTTCACCTTCGCCATCCCCGACACCGACGCGGACAGCACCTACCGCAACTACGACATGGTGAAGCGCGCCATCCAGCAGAACTTCATGGACGTCGGCGCGACGGTCTCCCACCACCACGGCGTCGGCAGCGAGCACACGCCCTGGCTGGCCGAGGACATCTCCGCGGCGGGCACCGCGCTGCAGCGGGTGCTGCTGGAGGGGGCCGACCCGGGCCGCAACTTCAACCCGGGCAAGAT